The Blautia hydrogenotrophica DSM 10507 genome window below encodes:
- a CDS encoding ArsR/SmtB family transcription factor, translating to MENNYEEYASVFKALSDVTRLKIVKMLESGEMCACKILDGFHITQPTLSYHMKILTECGLVTGVRNGAWMRYTLNYEKLEQIKAFWDTFG from the coding sequence ATGGAGAATAATTATGAGGAGTATGCGTCTGTGTTTAAGGCGTTATCCGATGTGACTCGATTAAAGATTGTAAAGATGCTTGAAAGTGGAGAAATGTGCGCCTGTAAGATATTAGATGGATTTCATATCACACAGCCTACTTTGTCCTATCACATGAAAATTTTAACAGAGTGCGGTTTAGTGACAGGAGTTAGAAACGGGGCATGGATGAGATATACTTTAAACTATGAAAAACTGGAACAAATAAAGGCTTTTTGGGACACATTTGGGTAA
- a CDS encoding DJ-1/PfpI family protein: MNVNVFLFDDFNSMDVFGPVEVFGKLPEHFHINYWSVSGNIINSSQGAKLWTEPVDEEMENGILLIPGGRGARRVIHHERETIELLQKLVSNADTCLMVADGSGFLAQTGVLYRRNIAEYKMNENWKRMFTAAVYWIPNVSWVADGKFYSSSSSLYGIDMALGVVADLIDIDAANKAAEAMGYTWKQELGFF, encoded by the coding sequence ATGAATGTGAATGTATTTCTGTTTGATGATTTCAATTCAATGGATGTGTTTGGGCCTGTGGAGGTCTTTGGAAAACTGCCAGAGCATTTTCATATAAATTACTGGTCTGTGAGTGGAAACATCATAAACAGCAGCCAGGGAGCAAAACTCTGGACAGAGCCTGTGGATGAAGAGATGGAAAATGGAATTCTGCTAATCCCGGGTGGAAGAGGCGCTCGCCGGGTGATTCATCATGAGAGGGAGACCATTGAACTGCTACAGAAGCTGGTGAGCAATGCAGATACCTGCCTGATGGTTGCAGATGGCTCTGGGTTTCTGGCCCAGACCGGGGTACTGTACCGGCGCAATATAGCGGAGTACAAAATGAATGAAAACTGGAAACGGATGTTTACAGCGGCGGTCTATTGGATACCTAATGTTTCCTGGGTGGCCGATGGAAAGTTTTATTCTTCTTCCAGCTCTTTGTATGGAATTGATATGGCTCTTGGGGTTGTGGCAGATCTGATAGATATCGATGCAGCCAATAAGGCAGCGGAGGCAATGGGCTATACATGGAAGCAGGAATTGGGATTTTTTTAA
- the lpdA gene encoding dihydrolipoyl dehydrogenase, with protein MEKEEIKTQIAVLGGGPAGYIAAIRARQLGAKVILVEREKLGGVCMNAGCIPTKALLESAKMTQHIKKAREFGIEASLDTIDWGTAVERKNRIVKNLNIGLESLLQKNGISVLKGKGIVTALHEIQVETKEGNIQVTCEKMILASGSRPFIPEIPGIHLKGVITSTEALNLSQIPESMAILGAGVIGVEFATCFAALGTKVTLLEKQKEFLPETGEEAPKEILKHLKRLGIGFRFQSQIIKIEKGDQGLSITYDTGEKKEQLSCEVILVAAGRRLNLEDFTQLSLKTKNHAVCVDEFMQTSEKDVYAAGDITGGPLLAHFAYAQGRVAAENALGKKSTLDPMTVSSCIYTIPEFARVGLTEEEALAKGVPIKKGYFSFRQNGRALTLGKREGYVKILLNEKEEVIGGEILGTDASEMITEISMAVAAKIKAEFLADMIYPHPTLNEAVWEAYRDAIGSSIHKG; from the coding sequence ATGGAAAAGGAAGAGATAAAAACACAGATTGCAGTTTTAGGCGGTGGTCCTGCAGGCTATATCGCAGCAATCCGCGCAAGACAGCTAGGCGCCAAGGTCATCCTTGTAGAAAGGGAGAAGTTGGGAGGCGTTTGTATGAATGCAGGGTGTATTCCTACAAAGGCGCTGCTTGAGAGCGCGAAAATGACCCAGCATATAAAAAAGGCGAGAGAATTTGGGATAGAAGCAAGTCTTGATACGATTGATTGGGGGACTGCAGTGGAGCGAAAAAACAGGATCGTAAAAAATTTAAACATAGGGTTGGAAAGCCTGCTGCAAAAAAATGGAATTTCTGTTTTGAAAGGAAAAGGAATTGTGACTGCGCTCCATGAGATTCAGGTAGAAACCAAAGAAGGAAATATTCAAGTGACGTGTGAGAAGATGATTCTTGCGTCAGGCAGCAGACCTTTCATACCGGAGATTCCGGGAATCCATTTAAAGGGTGTGATTACAAGCACAGAAGCATTAAATCTATCACAGATACCTGAAAGCATGGCGATCCTGGGAGCCGGTGTGATAGGCGTGGAATTTGCCACGTGCTTTGCAGCGTTAGGGACAAAAGTTACTTTACTTGAAAAACAGAAGGAGTTTTTGCCGGAAACAGGAGAGGAAGCGCCAAAGGAGATTTTGAAACATTTAAAGAGGCTGGGAATAGGGTTCCGCTTCCAGAGCCAGATCATAAAGATTGAGAAAGGAGATCAGGGACTGTCGATTACCTATGACACAGGAGAGAAAAAGGAGCAGCTTTCTTGTGAGGTGATTCTGGTCGCAGCTGGGAGGAGGTTAAACCTGGAAGACTTTACCCAGCTCTCTTTGAAAACAAAAAATCATGCAGTCTGCGTGGATGAATTTATGCAGACCAGCGAAAAAGACGTGTATGCAGCCGGGGATATTACCGGAGGTCCGCTGTTGGCGCATTTTGCGTATGCCCAGGGCAGGGTGGCGGCAGAGAATGCCCTTGGAAAAAAGAGTACACTTGATCCCATGACAGTGTCTTCCTGTATTTATACCATCCCTGAATTTGCCCGTGTAGGACTTACGGAAGAAGAGGCGTTGGCAAAAGGAGTTCCAATCAAAAAAGGATATTTTTCTTTCCGACAGAATGGAAGGGCGCTGACTTTAGGGAAGAGGGAAGGCTATGTTAAAATCTTGTTGAATGAAAAGGAGGAGGTAATTGGAGGAGAAATTTTGGGGACGGATGCTTCTGAAATGATAACAGAGATCAGCATGGCGGTTGCCGCAAAAATAAAGGCGGAGTTTTTGGCGGATATGATCTATCCCCACCCTACACTGAACGAAGCCGTATGGGAGGCGTACCGGGATGCCATCGGAAGTTCCATACATAAGGGCTGA